The following are encoded in a window of Bacillus sp. SORGH_AS_0510 genomic DNA:
- a CDS encoding CdaR family transcriptional regulator translates to MNTRHHDPFKIAFETLDEFADIISQVLQCPITIEDANHRLLAYSTHDERTDPARISTIIGRRVPEKVINQLWKEGTIPALLKTDEPIRVKSMNDIGLGDRVAISIWKQNEVLGFIWAIEIDKTLTDEDFTLLKKAADAVKNKLLQLQTRKNKKEERSQEFFWKLLTGHLTNKEEIIQHFQALQITPPSSFAVFVFQFQQNITNKEEHDISYLLKTAQQMQIVLNTIDCNHLILLVQASYIENPFEELDNFAKNIVLKMKDRFGMKNINPVYSSIYSDYQKIGKAYKEALHVISIKEKFPSETNDIFSYQRLGIYQLFEMIQMKRKDEDYENYALKRLQEYDLKHKSNLIETLEVFLNKDSNINDAAKELNVHANTLNYRLKRITEIGEVNFKDPNQKMILYIDLKLAKYQGI, encoded by the coding sequence TTGAACACAAGACATCATGATCCATTTAAAATAGCCTTTGAAACCCTCGATGAATTTGCTGATATCATTAGTCAAGTTCTTCAGTGTCCAATCACCATTGAAGATGCAAATCACCGTCTTCTTGCCTATAGTACACATGACGAACGGACAGATCCTGCTAGAATATCTACCATTATTGGCCGTAGGGTACCTGAGAAAGTAATTAATCAATTATGGAAGGAAGGGACCATTCCCGCCCTACTAAAAACGGATGAACCAATCCGTGTTAAAAGCATGAACGATATTGGTCTTGGGGACCGAGTGGCTATTTCCATTTGGAAACAGAATGAAGTATTAGGATTTATTTGGGCCATTGAGATTGATAAAACCTTAACAGATGAGGACTTTACATTATTAAAAAAAGCTGCAGATGCTGTAAAGAACAAACTTCTTCAGCTTCAAACCAGAAAAAATAAAAAAGAAGAACGCTCACAGGAATTTTTCTGGAAACTATTAACTGGTCACTTAACAAATAAAGAAGAAATAATCCAACACTTCCAAGCATTGCAAATTACTCCTCCATCCAGCTTTGCTGTGTTTGTTTTTCAGTTCCAACAAAACATCACTAATAAAGAAGAACATGATATCTCCTATCTATTAAAAACAGCTCAGCAAATGCAAATCGTATTAAATACGATTGACTGCAATCATCTAATCTTGTTGGTACAAGCATCTTATATTGAGAATCCATTTGAAGAGCTTGACAACTTTGCAAAAAACATTGTTTTAAAAATGAAAGATCGTTTTGGAATGAAGAACATCAATCCTGTCTACAGTAGTATCTACTCCGACTATCAAAAAATTGGTAAAGCATATAAAGAAGCATTGCATGTTATATCCATTAAAGAAAAATTCCCAAGTGAAACAAATGATATCTTCAGTTATCAAAGACTAGGTATTTATCAACTGTTTGAGATGATCCAAATGAAAAGAAAAGATGAAGATTATGAAAACTACGCTTTAAAGAGGCTCCAAGAATATGACCTTAAACATAAAAGTAATCTTATTGAAACGTTAGAAGTCTTTTTAAATAAGGACTCTAACATTAATGATGCAGCCAAAGAATTAAATGTCCATGCAAACACGCTAAATTACCGGCTCAAGCGCATTACCGAAATTGGTGAAGTTAATTTCAAGGACCCTAATCAAAAAATGATTCTTTATATTGATTTAAAGTTGGCAAAATACCAGGGGATTTGA
- the ald gene encoding alanine dehydrogenase encodes MFIGVPKEIKNNENRVALTPAGVVSFLNAGHKVLIEKDAGIGSGFTNEDYAKAGAEIIETAEQVWTTSDMIMKVKEPLSSEYKYFRQGLVLFTYLHLAAEPALAEALKQSGVIAIAYETVSVNRTLPLLTPMSEVAGRMAAQIGAQFLQKNNGGQGILLAGVPGVNRGKVTIVGGGIVGTNAAKMAIGLGADVTIIDLSADRLRQLDDIFGNQIKTLMSNPFNIAEAVAEADLLIGAVLIPGAKAPKLVTEEMVMAMKPGSVIVDVAIDQGGIVESIDHVTTHDNPTFVKHGVVHYSVANMPGAVPRTSTIALTNVTVPYALQIANKGVFKAISENAALLLGVNVANGEITYEAVAKDLGYNYVPVEKALEKELAAN; translated from the coding sequence ATGTTTATTGGGGTTCCTAAGGAAATTAAAAATAATGAAAATCGTGTAGCGCTTACTCCAGCTGGGGTTGTTTCATTTTTAAATGCTGGTCATAAAGTTTTAATTGAAAAAGATGCTGGAATTGGAAGCGGTTTCACTAATGAAGATTATGCCAAAGCTGGTGCTGAAATTATCGAAACAGCTGAACAAGTTTGGACAACTTCAGACATGATCATGAAGGTTAAAGAGCCTTTATCAAGCGAATACAAGTACTTCCGTCAAGGATTAGTCTTATTTACTTATTTACACCTTGCAGCAGAGCCTGCATTAGCTGAAGCATTAAAGCAATCTGGCGTTATTGCAATTGCTTATGAAACAGTATCAGTTAACAGAACTCTTCCACTTCTAACTCCTATGAGTGAAGTAGCAGGACGTATGGCTGCTCAAATTGGTGCACAGTTCTTACAAAAAAATAATGGCGGACAAGGAATTCTTCTTGCAGGTGTGCCAGGAGTTAATCGTGGTAAAGTTACCATTGTTGGTGGTGGTATCGTTGGTACAAACGCAGCTAAAATGGCAATCGGTCTAGGTGCTGATGTAACTATCATCGATTTAAGTGCGGACCGTCTCCGTCAACTTGATGATATCTTTGGAAATCAAATCAAAACATTAATGTCAAATCCTTTCAATATCGCTGAGGCTGTTGCTGAAGCTGACCTTTTAATTGGTGCGGTTTTAATTCCTGGAGCAAAAGCGCCTAAGCTTGTAACTGAGGAAATGGTTATGGCTATGAAGCCTGGTTCCGTAATTGTCGATGTAGCTATCGACCAAGGTGGAATCGTCGAATCAATCGATCATGTAACAACACATGATAACCCAACATTTGTTAAGCACGGTGTAGTACATTATTCTGTTGCTAACATGCCTGGAGCAGTTCCAAGAACTTCTACAATTGCTCTAACAAACGTTACAGTACCATATGCATTACAGATTGCTAACAAAGGGGTATTCAAAGCTATTTCTGAAAATGCTGCATTATTGCTTGGTGTGAACGTGGCTAATGGTGAAATCACTTACGAAGCAGTAGCAAAAGATCTTGGCTATAACTATGTACCAGTAGAAAAAGCTTTAGAAAAAGAACTAGCAGCTAACTAA
- the alr gene encoding alanine racemase, translated as MQQHSYRDTWAEISLDHIQENMTQFRQFVQQHSKLMAVVKADGYGHGAIEVAKASILAGADYLGVALLDEAIQLRKAGISTPILILGYTPPRSVREAILANITLTVFDHDVLDEVIVQSSQLCKTATVHVKVDTGMSRIGVSSPIEVVRLAKKALAAKSIYLEGIFTHFAHADSEDPSYTYEQFSKFQSIVEYLVSKNIHVPIKHCCNSAATMNFPEMHLDMVRIGIAMYGLSPDKSLKNHSIHLKQAMSFKTRIAAIKNVETSQPISYGCTFKPDKDSKIATLPVGYADGLSRLLSNKGKVLIGEHFAQITGRVCMDQTMIDVSGVDNCLVGDEVTIFGANHSSFQSVDHLADWMGTINYEVVCLIGKRVPRVYLLTDTLNLELEEIRCLVN; from the coding sequence ATGCAGCAACATAGTTACCGTGATACTTGGGCCGAAATTTCACTTGACCATATTCAAGAAAATATGACCCAGTTTAGACAATTTGTACAACAGCATTCTAAATTAATGGCAGTCGTGAAAGCAGATGGATATGGTCATGGGGCAATAGAAGTCGCAAAGGCATCCATTTTAGCAGGTGCGGACTATTTAGGGGTTGCCTTATTAGATGAAGCCATCCAGCTGAGAAAGGCTGGGATATCCACACCTATTCTCATTCTCGGTTATACACCTCCACGCTCTGTCAGAGAGGCCATTTTGGCCAATATTACCTTAACCGTATTTGACCATGATGTTTTGGACGAAGTTATTGTCCAATCGTCTCAATTATGTAAAACTGCTACTGTTCATGTAAAAGTTGATACCGGTATGTCCAGAATTGGCGTAAGCTCCCCTATCGAAGTAGTGAGACTTGCCAAAAAAGCACTTGCTGCTAAATCCATCTATCTTGAAGGGATATTTACCCATTTTGCTCATGCGGACAGTGAAGATCCATCATACACGTATGAACAATTCAGCAAGTTTCAATCTATTGTGGAATATCTGGTTAGTAAAAATATACATGTGCCAATTAAGCATTGTTGCAACAGCGCAGCTACAATGAATTTTCCAGAAATGCATCTGGATATGGTTAGAATCGGGATAGCCATGTACGGATTATCCCCAGACAAATCATTAAAAAATCATTCAATTCACCTTAAGCAAGCAATGAGTTTTAAAACAAGAATTGCTGCAATCAAAAATGTTGAAACCTCTCAGCCCATTAGCTATGGATGTACTTTTAAACCGGATAAAGATAGCAAGATTGCCACTCTCCCAGTTGGTTATGCTGATGGCCTATCCCGACTCCTGTCTAATAAGGGAAAAGTTCTAATTGGCGAACATTTTGCTCAAATTACAGGGCGAGTGTGTATGGACCAAACTATGATTGATGTATCGGGTGTAGATAATTGTTTAGTCGGTGATGAAGTTACCATTTTTGGGGCTAATCATTCCTCCTTTCAATCTGTAGATCACCTGGCAGATTGGATGGGCACTATTAATTATGAAGTCGTTTGTTTAATTGGGAAACGTGTACCAAGAGTGTATTTGTTAACAGATACACTAAATTTAGAACTAGAAGAAATTAGATGTCTTGTAAACTAA
- a CDS encoding YdhK family protein, protein MIVKKRTVLFLFTVISAILLAACTNDTGKTNMNQGEKKTEQEKNSSNMNHEGMEGMNHSSTGEVPKDLKEADNPTFKVGSHAIIHADHMEGMDGAEATIVGAYDTTVYTISYTPTTGGDKVTNHKWIIHEEIKDAGDKPYNPGDEITVEADHMKGMKGATAVIDSAQETTVYMVDYTPTTGGDKVTNHKWVTEGELSAK, encoded by the coding sequence ATGATAGTGAAAAAACGTACTGTACTATTTCTTTTTACCGTGATTTCAGCTATCCTTTTAGCGGCGTGTACCAATGACACTGGGAAAACAAATATGAATCAAGGTGAGAAAAAAACAGAACAAGAAAAGAATTCAAGTAATATGAACCATGAAGGTATGGAAGGCATGAATCATTCAAGTACTGGTGAAGTACCAAAAGATTTAAAAGAAGCCGACAATCCAACCTTTAAGGTTGGAAGTCATGCAATAATTCACGCAGACCATATGGAAGGAATGGATGGTGCAGAAGCAACCATTGTAGGGGCTTATGATACTACTGTTTATACAATTTCTTATACACCGACAACTGGTGGAGACAAAGTGACAAATCATAAATGGATTATACATGAAGAAATTAAAGACGCTGGTGACAAGCCCTACAATCCAGGGGATGAAATTACAGTAGAGGCAGATCATATGAAGGGGATGAAGGGTGCGACTGCTGTAATTGATTCAGCCCAAGAAACAACAGTTTATATGGTTGATTACACACCGACAACTGGTGGAGACAAAGTGACAAATCATAAATGGGTAACAGAAGGCGAACTTTCAGCTAAGTAA
- a CDS encoding cell wall metabolism sensor histidine kinase WalK has translation MKITTKINLLTTTWMLCILILINFVVFLLFMKTTVNMEKDILFQKAGDILKEINTTQPSNLLKGELEDYLTEHSYIRIIDQQNKLIYEVTNDKFLSKKMKGNHTLIKQANTRLISTEHGEEEVLIVRVPFNNGTKTLEMGERLRGLEARKEMLRAILIIGTVLAALLSLLGGRWLANMIMRPISNMIKTMEEIEKSGVPKTITVQNKTKDELQTLARTFNRMINRLLINMERQKQFVSDASHELKTPLTVIKSYANLLRRHGLDNKEMAEEAIIAIHSEATRIQKMTETFLELATLEKENVLEINEVNLINLCKDILKQLKDVYKREITLDYEEIPIIIRADELKIKQVIIILLDNAIKYSNDRIEVFIKKNQQYAIIDIKDYGIGIPKDEIENIFERFYRVDKARSRETGGSGLGLNIAKSIINLHKGDIKIKSEEGSGTNVELLLPINNGNLNKL, from the coding sequence ATGAAGATCACAACAAAAATTAATTTATTAACGACGACTTGGATGCTGTGTATATTAATTCTTATAAATTTCGTTGTGTTTTTATTATTTATGAAAACAACAGTAAATATGGAAAAAGATATCCTTTTTCAAAAAGCAGGGGATATCCTAAAAGAAATTAATACAACCCAACCATCAAATCTGTTGAAAGGTGAATTAGAAGACTATTTAACAGAACATTCCTATATTCGAATTATCGATCAACAGAATAAGTTGATTTATGAGGTGACAAATGACAAGTTCCTTTCAAAAAAAATGAAAGGAAATCATACCTTAATAAAACAAGCAAATACCCGTTTGATTTCTACTGAACATGGGGAAGAGGAAGTGTTAATTGTTCGTGTACCATTTAATAATGGAACTAAAACTTTGGAAATGGGTGAACGTTTACGAGGGCTAGAAGCCAGAAAAGAAATGCTTAGGGCAATCCTAATTATTGGTACGGTATTAGCTGCTTTATTATCTTTGTTGGGAGGAAGATGGCTAGCTAATATGATTATGAGACCGATTTCTAATATGATTAAAACGATGGAGGAAATAGAAAAAAGCGGTGTTCCTAAGACCATTACCGTTCAAAATAAGACAAAAGATGAACTCCAAACGTTGGCGAGAACATTTAATCGTATGATTAATAGGCTTCTAATAAATATGGAAAGACAAAAACAGTTTGTTTCGGATGCATCACATGAATTAAAGACACCATTAACAGTCATTAAGAGCTATGCTAATCTTCTAAGGAGACACGGATTAGATAATAAAGAAATGGCGGAAGAAGCTATTATAGCCATTCATTCAGAGGCAACCAGGATACAAAAAATGACTGAAACTTTTTTAGAATTAGCCACATTGGAGAAAGAAAATGTATTAGAAATAAACGAAGTTAATTTGATTAATTTATGCAAAGATATTTTAAAACAACTAAAAGATGTTTATAAGCGGGAAATAACATTAGATTATGAGGAAATTCCAATCATCATTCGTGCAGATGAATTAAAGATTAAGCAGGTCATCATCATTTTGCTTGATAATGCAATTAAATATAGCAATGACAGAATTGAAGTCTTCATTAAAAAGAATCAGCAATATGCAATTATCGATATAAAAGATTATGGAATTGGAATACCAAAGGATGAGATAGAAAATATTTTTGAACGATTTTATCGAGTAGATAAAGCAAGAAGCCGGGAAACTGGAGGTTCTGGATTAGGTCTCAATATTGCTAAAAGTATTATAAACTTACACAAAGGTGACATTAAAATAAAAAGTGAAGAAGGATCAGGAACCAATGTAGAGTTACTTTTACCAATTAATAATGGAAATTTAAATAAGTTATAG
- a CDS encoding response regulator transcription factor: protein MSTHILVIEDEVQIARVLKVELEYEGYQVTVEHDGKAGLETALQSKVDLILLDVMLPGLSGIDVLRRLRKENCNTPVILLTARNTTFDKVAGLDQGANDYVTKPFEIEELLARIRACLRNTPKNGESNDENSILTVDDLVINTETREVKRGRKSITLTPKEYDFLVYLVINKNKVVTRDNIILKVWGYEYEGETNVIDVFIRHLRKKIDEDFPTQLITTIRGIGFTIREINDEDHNKN, encoded by the coding sequence ATGAGTACACATATTCTTGTCATTGAAGATGAAGTTCAGATTGCGCGCGTGTTAAAAGTGGAATTAGAGTATGAGGGTTATCAAGTAACAGTGGAACATGATGGGAAGGCAGGATTGGAAACCGCCTTGCAATCGAAAGTGGACTTGATTTTGTTGGATGTAATGTTGCCTGGGTTAAGTGGGATAGATGTTTTAAGAAGATTAAGGAAGGAAAACTGTAATACGCCCGTCATTCTTCTAACAGCAAGAAATACTACTTTTGATAAAGTAGCGGGATTGGATCAGGGAGCGAATGACTATGTCACAAAACCGTTTGAAATAGAAGAATTACTAGCGCGAATACGTGCATGCCTTCGAAATACTCCTAAAAATGGAGAATCCAACGATGAGAATTCCATTTTGACAGTGGACGATCTAGTCATAAACACAGAAACTAGAGAAGTAAAAAGAGGAAGAAAATCTATTACATTAACACCAAAGGAATATGATTTCTTAGTGTATCTAGTAATCAATAAAAATAAAGTGGTTACACGAGATAACATTATTCTTAAGGTTTGGGGATATGAATATGAGGGTGAAACGAATGTAATTGATGTTTTTATTAGACATCTTAGAAAAAAAATTGATGAAGACTTCCCTACTCAATTAATTACTACTATAAGAGGAATTGGTTTTACCATAAGGGAGATTAATGATGAAGATCACAACAAAAATTAA
- a CDS encoding VTT domain-containing protein — MSYLITLFEQHSYLILFIGIFLELLALPISGEFLMSYAGYFVFQGKMNYILALLTVFISGGVGITVTYWIGNAGGYKLIEKYGKFIHLGPEKFNKTAAWFDRSGSKLLVFAYFIPGIRHFTGYISGISRMPFRKFFIPAYTGIFLWGICFITLGKVLGPRWHAFHQSASKYLIIFIIVFSIVLLAYLAYRYYKVEIKEFLIHLLEQLIVRLKTIRTTEIFLIFLTLVLIGLVTLMLGLAQDYLYNEFTQFNQIVEYMVHSVVYMKWMKIFLVFETQYALGVLIGVTIIKIWRKGKNKLLEYLLLIVSILGARLFHETIIQIFSYLESIGFTGKYHSDKFPDLNATITIIIYGACLFLLNRHSQKNYKLILGSFFGFILLIGIAIETIASNNALPSDIVGGYVYGCVWIVFNILLFEMLRLVMEKY, encoded by the coding sequence ATGTCATATTTAATAACATTATTTGAACAACACAGTTATCTGATATTATTCATTGGTATTTTTCTAGAGCTTTTAGCTCTGCCAATATCAGGTGAATTTTTAATGAGCTATGCTGGCTATTTCGTATTTCAGGGGAAAATGAATTACATTTTGGCACTCTTAACAGTCTTTATTTCAGGTGGTGTTGGTATTACCGTAACGTACTGGATTGGCAATGCTGGAGGTTATAAATTAATTGAAAAATATGGTAAATTCATCCACCTTGGACCTGAAAAATTTAATAAAACGGCTGCTTGGTTTGATCGGTCAGGCAGTAAACTGTTGGTCTTTGCCTATTTTATTCCAGGTATAAGACATTTTACAGGTTATATTTCGGGGATTTCCAGAATGCCTTTTAGAAAATTTTTCATTCCTGCATACACTGGAATATTTCTATGGGGCATTTGTTTTATTACTTTAGGTAAAGTTTTGGGACCTCGTTGGCATGCTTTCCATCAATCAGCAAGTAAATATCTTATAATTTTTATTATTGTATTTTCAATAGTGTTACTAGCGTATTTAGCTTATCGATATTATAAAGTTGAAATTAAAGAATTTCTTATTCATTTGTTAGAGCAATTGATTGTACGATTGAAAACAATAAGAACTACAGAGATATTTCTAATTTTCCTTACTTTAGTTTTAATTGGTCTGGTTACGTTAATGCTTGGACTAGCTCAAGATTATTTATATAATGAGTTCACTCAATTCAATCAAATTGTTGAATACATGGTACATTCTGTAGTTTATATGAAATGGATGAAGATATTTTTAGTATTCGAAACTCAATATGCCTTAGGTGTATTAATTGGGGTAACAATAATAAAGATTTGGAGAAAGGGAAAGAACAAACTCTTAGAATATCTTTTACTCATCGTTTCAATATTAGGAGCAAGGCTGTTTCATGAAACAATCATACAAATTTTTAGCTATCTTGAATCGATTGGGTTCACAGGAAAGTATCATTCTGATAAATTTCCTGATTTAAACGCTACTATTACGATCATTATTTATGGAGCATGTTTATTTTTACTTAACCGACATTCGCAAAAGAATTATAAGCTTATTTTGGGAAGTTTCTTTGGATTTATCTTATTAATAGGTATAGCAATTGAAACTATTGCATCGAATAATGCACTGCCAAGTGATATTGTTGGTGGTTATGTATATGGCTGTGTCTGGATCGTTTTTAATATCTTATTGTTTGAAATGTTACGGCTTGTAATGGAAAAGTATTAA
- the pssA gene encoding CDP-diacylglycerol--serine O-phosphatidyltransferase, producing MKLLESGGTTLFSQVAKVVPNLFTMGNLLCGVLSITCNMSGFLEVASILIFFSAIFDLLDGRIARGLKVNSEVGVQLDSLADIVSFGVAPALIFHTIASPSLFTSLAFILFPIMGALRLARFNVKPTIGYFSGLPIPAAGLPLAAMGFFSYSNAWITLILALLMVSPIRIKKL from the coding sequence ATGAAACTATTAGAGTCAGGAGGAACTACCTTGTTTAGTCAAGTAGCAAAAGTGGTACCGAATTTATTTACAATGGGAAACTTATTGTGTGGTGTTCTTTCAATTACCTGTAATATGAGTGGCTTTTTAGAAGTAGCCTCTATTTTAATTTTCTTTTCAGCTATTTTTGATCTACTTGACGGGAGGATTGCAAGAGGATTAAAAGTTAATAGTGAAGTAGGTGTTCAATTGGATTCCTTAGCGGATATTGTTAGTTTTGGTGTTGCTCCTGCGCTGATATTTCATACCATTGCATCACCGTCCCTTTTCACTTCTTTGGCATTTATCCTTTTCCCTATAATGGGTGCGCTAAGATTAGCTAGGTTTAATGTGAAACCTACAATTGGCTACTTTAGCGGATTGCCAATTCCAGCCGCTGGTTTGCCGCTAGCTGCAATGGGGTTCTTTTCATATAGCAATGCATGGATTACCTTAATTCTCGCTCTGTTAATGGTGAGTCCCATCAGGATAAAAAAACTTTAA